From the genome of Actinacidiphila yeochonensis CN732, one region includes:
- a CDS encoding DMT family transporter gives MPGPGTAPGTAVPGTAADAGPQPGTGRGLDFTLLALAVMGVSASAPLIAATAAPALAIAFWRNAMAVGVLSPVALWRHRAELRGMGRRATALSVLAGLTLALHFGVWLPSLGMTSVATSTALVTTTPIWTTLILRMRGHRQPGLVWAGTGLAVVGVLLLTGIDLSTDTRALAGDALALAGGLAAACYMLLGSQVRRTATTTAYTFVCYSSTALALLCACAVSGSALTGYDGRTWLKIAALTVVAQLLGHSLLNRVVRGLGPSTTSTAILLETPGAALIAALWLGQTPPAAAYPALAVILAGLALVVLSGRRG, from the coding sequence GTGCCAGGTCCGGGCACGGCACCCGGTACGGCCGTACCGGGAACGGCCGCCGATGCGGGCCCGCAGCCCGGAACCGGCCGCGGCCTCGACTTCACGCTGCTCGCGCTGGCCGTCATGGGCGTGTCCGCCTCGGCCCCGCTGATCGCGGCGACCGCGGCCCCGGCACTGGCCATCGCCTTCTGGCGCAACGCCATGGCGGTGGGCGTGCTCAGCCCGGTCGCGCTGTGGCGGCACCGGGCGGAGCTGCGCGGGATGGGGCGGCGGGCCACCGCCCTGTCGGTGCTGGCCGGGCTGACGCTCGCGCTGCACTTCGGCGTCTGGCTGCCCAGCCTGGGCATGACCTCGGTGGCCACCTCAACCGCCCTGGTCACCACCACCCCGATCTGGACGACGCTCATCCTGCGGATGCGCGGCCACCGCCAGCCGGGCCTGGTGTGGGCCGGTACCGGCCTCGCGGTCGTCGGCGTGCTGCTGCTCACCGGGATCGACCTCTCGACCGACACCCGGGCGCTGGCCGGCGACGCCCTCGCCCTGGCCGGCGGCCTCGCCGCCGCCTGCTACATGCTGCTGGGCTCGCAGGTGCGGCGCACCGCCACCACCACCGCGTACACCTTCGTCTGCTACTCCTCCACCGCGCTGGCGCTGCTGTGCGCGTGCGCGGTCTCCGGTTCGGCGCTCACCGGCTACGACGGCCGGACCTGGCTGAAGATCGCCGCGCTGACCGTGGTCGCCCAGTTGCTGGGCCACTCGCTGCTGAACCGGGTGGTGCGGGGCCTGGGGCCGTCCACCACGTCCACCGCGATCCTGCTGGAGACGCCGGGCGCCGCGCTGATCGCCGCGCTCTGGCTGGGCCAGACCCCGCCGGCCGCCGCGTACCCCGCGCTCGCGGTGATCCTGGCCGGGCTGGCGCTGGTCGTCCTCTCCGGCCGGCGCGGCTGA
- a CDS encoding magnesium and cobalt transport protein CorA: MSMIRDLRAVVRPALRPALRRPTTTYDYGSDRELPHASSAIVDCAVYRDGVRCDDIRDLDDALAAVRAGRPGELCDGSDGFVWIGLHEPSEAEFAVIAEAFGLHPLAVEDAVHAHQRPKLERYDNSLFTVFKTIRYVDHAELTATSEVVESGEVMVFTGRYFVITVRHGGHGSLRSLRHRLEDDPELLSKGPSAVLHAIADRVVDDYLAVSEAVQDDIDEVEIDVFSEPGGKTSRGGDASRIYQLKREVLEFKRAVSPLLRPMQMLGERPMRLVDPEIQKYFRDVADHVARVHEQVTGFDDLLNSILQANLAQATVVQNEDMRKITAWAAILAVPTMITGVYGMNFDHMPELRWKYGYPMVLGAIVAICYAIHRGFRRNGWL, encoded by the coding sequence ATGTCGATGATCCGCGACCTGCGCGCCGTCGTCCGCCCCGCCCTGCGCCCCGCCCTGCGGCGGCCCACCACGACGTACGACTACGGCTCCGACCGCGAACTTCCCCACGCCTCCAGCGCGATCGTCGACTGCGCCGTCTACCGCGACGGGGTGCGCTGCGACGACATCCGCGACCTGGACGACGCGCTGGCGGCGGTGCGGGCAGGCCGGCCGGGCGAGCTGTGCGACGGCAGCGACGGCTTCGTGTGGATCGGCCTGCACGAGCCGTCGGAGGCCGAGTTCGCGGTCATCGCGGAGGCGTTCGGGCTGCACCCGCTGGCCGTGGAGGACGCCGTCCACGCCCACCAGCGGCCGAAGCTGGAGCGGTACGACAACTCGCTCTTCACCGTCTTCAAGACCATCCGCTACGTCGACCACGCCGAGCTCACCGCCACCAGCGAGGTGGTGGAGAGCGGCGAGGTGATGGTCTTCACCGGCCGGTACTTCGTCATCACCGTGCGGCACGGCGGCCACGGCTCGCTGCGGTCGCTCCGGCACCGGCTGGAGGACGACCCGGAGCTGCTGTCCAAGGGCCCCTCCGCGGTGCTGCACGCGATCGCCGACCGGGTCGTCGACGACTACCTGGCCGTCTCCGAGGCCGTGCAGGACGACATCGACGAGGTCGAGATCGACGTCTTCTCCGAGCCCGGCGGCAAGACCTCCCGCGGCGGTGACGCCAGCCGCATCTACCAGCTCAAGCGCGAGGTGCTGGAGTTCAAGCGGGCCGTGTCCCCGCTGCTGCGGCCGATGCAGATGCTGGGCGAGCGGCCGATGCGGCTGGTGGACCCGGAGATCCAGAAGTACTTCCGGGACGTGGCCGACCACGTGGCCCGCGTCCACGAGCAGGTCACCGGCTTCGACGACCTGCTGAACTCGATCCTCCAGGCCAACCTGGCGCAGGCCACGGTGGTGCAGAACGAGGACATGCGCAAGATCACCGCCTGGGCGGCCATCCTGGCCGTGCCGACCATGATCACCGGCGTGTACGGGATGAACTTCGACCACATGCCCGAGCTGCGCTGGAAGTACGGCTACCCGATGGTGCTCGGCGCGATCGTGGCCATCTGCTACGCGATCCACCGCGGCTTCCGCCGCAACGGCTGGCTGTAG
- a CDS encoding suppressor of fused domain protein — protein sequence MTEVTALVDAHLRSELGEPGARAAVVFLGAERVEVLRWSDGDLVRYVTLGMSARPMAEPEEAAPLSVSYADPVRGPRAELVLTVRAGLADTDKVLRPLAVLAASPQVEGVVVAPGGSLDTGAPLWPGAPFQAVLVAEGGGLLPDLALPEPMEPVRFLPVLPMTPNEAAWKRVHGAEALHDRWLRHGTDLRHPARRPVPLEG from the coding sequence ATGACCGAAGTCACGGCGCTCGTCGACGCCCACCTCCGCTCTGAGCTGGGCGAACCCGGGGCCCGCGCCGCTGTGGTCTTCCTCGGCGCCGAACGGGTCGAGGTGCTCCGCTGGAGCGACGGCGACCTGGTCCGCTACGTGACGCTCGGGATGTCCGCGCGGCCGATGGCCGAGCCCGAGGAGGCCGCGCCGCTGTCCGTCTCCTACGCCGACCCCGTCCGCGGCCCGCGCGCCGAGCTGGTGCTCACGGTGCGAGCCGGGCTGGCCGACACCGACAAGGTGCTGCGCCCGCTGGCCGTCCTCGCGGCGTCCCCGCAGGTCGAAGGGGTGGTGGTGGCGCCGGGCGGTTCGCTGGACACCGGCGCGCCGCTGTGGCCGGGGGCGCCGTTCCAGGCGGTGCTGGTCGCCGAGGGGGGCGGCCTGCTGCCCGACCTCGCGCTGCCGGAGCCGATGGAGCCGGTGCGGTTCCTGCCCGTGCTGCCCATGACGCCGAACGAGGCCGCGTGGAAGCGGGTGCACGGCGCCGAGGCGCTGCACGACCGCTGGCTGCGCCACGGCACCGACCTGCGCCATCCGGCGCGCCGGCCGGTGCCGTTGGAGGGCTGA
- a CDS encoding DUF6758 family protein: protein MRGEPSCPRCGGRVRAPGLFADSWQCAVHGSVNPLQPVVPPSVEALGVVVNRSHVPVWMPWPLPLGWLFSGVASVGDDRSGGRAAAVACSGPGPLGGPGELILVAEELGVGLGARYAGIDGPDPGPEMCVDKPPQAKVLAAGRPTALWHVSGAPADRVVFAGEARGLWLWAIVWPESTGLLMYDEVVLTDLRDAGAEVDLLPCGALTPRLLTP, encoded by the coding sequence ATGAGGGGCGAACCCAGTTGCCCGAGATGCGGTGGGCGGGTCCGCGCGCCCGGACTCTTCGCCGACTCCTGGCAGTGCGCGGTCCATGGGAGCGTGAACCCGCTCCAGCCCGTCGTCCCGCCCAGTGTCGAAGCCCTGGGCGTCGTGGTGAACCGCTCGCACGTCCCGGTCTGGATGCCGTGGCCGCTGCCCCTGGGGTGGCTCTTCTCCGGCGTCGCCTCCGTCGGTGACGACCGCAGCGGCGGACGCGCCGCCGCCGTCGCCTGCTCGGGGCCGGGGCCGCTCGGCGGGCCCGGCGAGCTGATCCTGGTCGCGGAGGAGCTGGGCGTCGGCCTCGGAGCCCGCTACGCCGGGATCGACGGCCCGGACCCGGGCCCCGAGATGTGCGTGGACAAGCCGCCGCAGGCCAAGGTGCTGGCGGCCGGGCGGCCGACCGCCCTGTGGCACGTCAGCGGCGCGCCCGCCGACCGGGTGGTCTTCGCGGGGGAGGCGCGCGGGCTGTGGCTGTGGGCGATCGTCTGGCCCGAGTCGACGGGCCTGCTCATGTACGACGAGGTGGTCCTCACCGACCTGCGGGACGCCGGCGCCGAGGTCGACCTGCTGCCCTGCGGCGCCCTCACCCCCCGCCTGCTCACACCCTGA
- a CDS encoding PHP domain-containing protein gives MRIDLHAHSNASDGTDTPAELVRNAAAAGLDVVAITDHDTVGGYAQARAALADAPGLTLVTGAELSCRVQGISLHMLAYLFDPAEPELYRERELVRDDRVPRARAMVARLREMGVPVTWERVAEIAGDGSVGRPHIATALVELGVVDTVSDAFDSEWLANDGRAYVPKHELDPFDAVRLVKAAGGVTVFAHPGASKRGRTVSEQVIADLAAAGLDGLEIDHTDHDAATRDRLRALAADLGLLTTGSSDYHGSRKDVRLGTCTTDPEVYREISRRATGAQPISQV, from the coding sequence GTGCGCATCGACCTGCACGCCCACTCCAACGCCTCCGACGGCACCGACACCCCCGCCGAGCTGGTCCGCAACGCGGCTGCCGCCGGGCTGGACGTGGTGGCCATCACCGACCACGACACCGTCGGCGGCTACGCCCAGGCGCGCGCCGCCCTCGCCGACGCCCCCGGCCTCACCCTGGTGACCGGCGCGGAGCTGTCCTGCCGGGTCCAGGGCATCAGCCTGCACATGTTGGCCTACCTCTTCGACCCGGCCGAGCCCGAGCTGTACCGGGAGCGGGAGCTGGTCCGCGACGACCGGGTGCCCCGGGCCCGGGCCATGGTGGCCCGGCTCCGGGAGATGGGTGTCCCCGTCACCTGGGAACGGGTCGCCGAGATCGCGGGCGACGGATCGGTAGGCCGCCCGCACATAGCGACCGCCCTGGTCGAACTGGGCGTCGTCGACACCGTCTCGGACGCGTTCGACTCCGAGTGGCTCGCCAACGACGGCCGCGCCTACGTCCCCAAGCACGAGCTGGACCCGTTCGACGCGGTGCGGCTGGTCAAGGCGGCCGGCGGCGTCACCGTCTTCGCCCATCCCGGGGCGAGCAAGCGCGGCCGGACGGTGTCCGAGCAGGTCATCGCCGACCTGGCCGCGGCGGGCCTGGACGGCCTGGAGATCGACCACACCGACCACGACGCCGCCACCCGGGACCGCCTGCGGGCCCTCGCCGCCGACCTGGGGCTGCTCACCACCGGCTCCAGCGACTACCACGGCAGCCGCAAGGACGTCCGGCTCGGGACCTGCACCACCGACCCCGAGGTCTACCGGGAGATCTCCCGGCGCGCCACCGGCGCGCAACCCATCTCCCAGGTCTAG
- a CDS encoding MarC family protein, with protein MFDLTLFGSVFVTLFVIMDPPGVTPIFLALTSGRTAKVQRRMAWQAAAVALGVITVFGICGQQILDYLHVTVPALRISGGLLLLLIALDLLTGKADEPTQTKDVNVALVPLGMPLLAGPGAIVTVILAVQHADGAGQQLAVWLAIVAMHTVLWLTMRYSLTVIRLIKEGGVVLVTRLSGMLLSAIAVQSVATGVFGFIHGSGSS; from the coding sequence ATGTTCGACCTCACTCTCTTCGGTTCGGTGTTCGTCACCCTCTTCGTGATCATGGACCCGCCCGGGGTCACGCCGATCTTCCTCGCGCTGACCTCCGGCCGCACCGCCAAGGTGCAGCGCCGGATGGCCTGGCAGGCCGCCGCCGTGGCGCTCGGCGTGATCACCGTCTTCGGCATCTGCGGGCAGCAGATCCTGGACTACCTGCATGTCACCGTGCCCGCGTTGCGGATCTCCGGCGGGCTGCTGCTCCTGCTGATCGCCCTGGACCTGCTCACCGGGAAGGCCGACGAACCCACCCAGACCAAGGACGTCAACGTCGCGCTGGTCCCGCTCGGCATGCCGCTGCTGGCCGGGCCGGGCGCGATCGTCACCGTCATCCTCGCGGTGCAGCACGCCGACGGCGCCGGCCAGCAGCTCGCGGTGTGGCTGGCCATCGTGGCCATGCACACGGTGCTGTGGCTGACGATGCGCTACTCGCTCACCGTCATCCGGCTCATCAAGGAGGGCGGCGTGGTGCTGGTCACCCGGCTGTCCGGGATGCTGCTCTCGGCCATCGCGGTGCAGTCGGTGGCCACCGGCGTCTTCGGCTTCATCCACGGCTCCGGCTCGTCCTGA
- a CDS encoding alpha/beta fold hydrolase, producing the protein MSRPSTLDLPRNVTAGRLATTRGTFAVLDGAPAAGGRKADAAGDPAEGGGGRGVVLLVPGFTGSKEDFLDLLALLTGAGYRAVAVDGRGQYETPGPRDEAAYAQTELAEDMLAQTAALAERYGVRPGGPALHAVGHSLGGHLLRAAVLTAAARGAVPYSSVTLMSSGPAAVTEEQQARTRLLVDYLPSVDMETAWRAMNATGGPDRSAPGPASDTDPAAPGATAADGSTADGTAADPSPTWLADFLHRRWMGTVPEQLMATARQLMTETDRVAELAAVPVPKLVLSGEQDYAWPVPWLDEMAVRLRARRVVVKGAEHSPNAERPEETAAALLDFWAGAEEADDRA; encoded by the coding sequence AGCCGTCCCAGCACTCTCGACCTCCCCCGGAACGTCACGGCGGGCCGACTGGCCACCACCCGAGGCACGTTCGCGGTGCTGGACGGCGCCCCCGCGGCCGGCGGCCGGAAGGCGGACGCGGCGGGGGACCCGGCGGAGGGCGGGGGCGGGCGCGGCGTGGTGCTGCTCGTGCCGGGCTTCACCGGGAGCAAGGAGGACTTCCTCGACCTGCTGGCGCTGCTGACCGGGGCCGGCTACCGGGCGGTCGCCGTGGACGGCCGCGGCCAGTACGAGACCCCGGGCCCGCGGGACGAGGCCGCGTACGCCCAGACCGAACTGGCCGAGGACATGCTGGCCCAGACCGCCGCGCTGGCCGAGCGGTACGGCGTGCGGCCCGGCGGTCCGGCACTGCACGCGGTGGGCCACTCGCTGGGCGGCCACCTGCTGCGGGCCGCGGTCCTGACGGCGGCGGCCCGGGGCGCGGTGCCGTACTCCTCGGTGACGCTGATGAGTTCGGGTCCCGCGGCGGTCACCGAGGAGCAGCAGGCCCGCACCCGGCTGCTGGTCGACTACCTGCCGAGCGTCGACATGGAGACGGCCTGGCGGGCGATGAACGCGACGGGCGGCCCGGACCGCTCCGCACCGGGGCCGGCCTCCGACACGGACCCCGCCGCGCCGGGCGCCACCGCTGCGGACGGCAGCACGGCGGACGGCACCGCCGCGGACCCGTCGCCGACCTGGCTCGCCGACTTCCTGCACCGCCGCTGGATGGGCACCGTGCCCGAGCAACTGATGGCGACGGCCCGGCAGTTGATGACCGAAACGGACCGGGTGGCGGAACTGGCGGCGGTGCCGGTCCCTAAACTCGTACTCTCCGGCGAGCAGGACTACGCCTGGCCCGTGCCATGGCTGGACGAGATGGCGGTCCGCCTCCGGGCCCGGCGCGTGGTGGTGAAGGGGGCGGAGCACTCCCCCAACGCGGAACGGCCCGAGGAGACCGCCGCCGCGCTGCTGGACTTCTGGGCCGGAGCCGAGGAAGCGGACGACCGGGCGTAG